One Mycteria americana isolate JAX WOST 10 ecotype Jacksonville Zoo and Gardens chromosome 7, USCA_MyAme_1.0, whole genome shotgun sequence genomic window, cctcCTAAAAACCAACAATCCCATGGCAATTGCCCTCGTGGAAGACGCTCAATTATGCACCAAATCTTTCACCCAGCAGATGTTTTGGGCGCAGGACAAAATATGCTTCTCTCTCTCATGTTAAAGGCGAGCAAACAAACCCCATCAACATCCATTCAGTGCATGTGAAATACAGTGAACTCCTGAAGCTATTACATTACAGCATTTCTCTAGACACGAGTAGTTCAAAGAATCCAAATACAGaacttcagtaaaaatattttcactcaaATAGTCATGATCTAGTTGCATGCAGTCAAATGGTTAAAAAGGCCTTACTTCTGTAAATGTTCACGTTCTTCCTTATGGCTTCATCTTCTTCGAGATCTTCAAGGAAGTCCTGGTATTGTCTGTAAAAGATGCTTAATGTATCTACTCACTTTTCCTGTGGATTTATGtaagtttataaaacaaaataaaatcaaagaagcAAAGCCCCAAGGAAGGACTGCAATCCACAGTCCTTCAGATGTGCCTTCTGATAGAATTCCTATATTTCCAACTcattgtttctgcctttttttttttttttttacgaccTCCTATTgatttccaaataatttgtttaatttgCCTGTCCTCATTTAACTCTAATTACCTCATTTTTTCTACTCAGTTGAACATTATTTAGAATCCGCTGTTGCTGTATCAGTTTTGTCACTGAACAAACCAGTGACGAGCCTGTTTTCACAGAAGTGTCCCTTTAGCTAGACAGACACCAACTGTAAGCTACAGACACAATGCTTCCGATATTACTCACTTGTCTCATGATTTaagcttttcttggaaaaaaccataaaaatagtttttatattttgcaaCAGTAAACCTGAAAATCCTGCAGTGTTATCTTTAAGATTTCAGGATTTAGACTGTTTCCACACCCCCCTGGCCCATTGTCCCCAGTATCCCATCTTCCCTGAAAACTTAGCAGATAGGATAAACATAAGTAAGGTGCACGTGCTTAAGCACTTCCTGCGctagggaagggagaaaaatgcaGAGATGCAGTGCTCTTCAGAGAACACTGACATCAACCTGTCCTATGAGCCAGCATCACGCTCCAACAGAACCAGCAGCGTTTGCTTGTGCCCCCACCAGCTTAGCCTTACACTGGGTTTATCCTCAGCAGAAACTGAGAAATGTTATTTCTAGACTTGGCACAGTATCCTAGGTAGGAAGGACTAAAAAGCTTCATGGCAGATACTGAACCTTTCATCGTCTGTATCCGTGCCTTCTCTGTCCCTTTCTAGCTCTTTCAGCTTCCAGTTTCTGCGACGCTGGCGTTTGGTACGGTCATAGCTCTTCTTTATTAATACCTACAGTGAAAAACAGCAAGTATTTACACAGACACACCTTCAATACTACTGATGACACTCCTTCAAAACCCCAAACTCCACCCAAGTCTAGATTTGGGCAACGGTAAAATCAGCTGAACAAATGGTAGTCAGTCTGACACTCAgaagttttatataaaatttatatagcATCTGTCAATCAAAAGTTTCCAAACACTTTGGATTGTGTCCTGAAGAGGCATACACACACTGGAGCTGTAATACAGTTTTCACCGCACAGCGCATggtaatttgaagaaaaacaaagagtaaGGTAAGTTAGAGTAGATGTGTTATTCAACCACCACCCAAAAATTTAAGTAGTgagaaaataattctcaaaatTAGATGCTATTCAAATTTCAATATTAATATCCCCTCTTCCTTTGGCACTATGGAACTAGTGAGTATTCATTATAAAATCATATTCCCTAATACCCCTGGGTAACGCAGAGAACTttgtacagagaaagaaaatgctcttACCACATCAGGAATATTGTGTGGGTTCATCTTATTGGCAAACTCGTCATTTAAGTTGCAGTTCGCCAAGTCgaatctaaaatgaaaataggtATTTTATCCTACCCTTCTAAGTAAGTCTACAAAATTGAACTCAGTGTACCATATGTTTGTATTAAAGAGCACCAAAGTGTAAGTTACAGCTCCTAAGAAACGTAAATGTTTCCAAGGGCActacagagcaaataaaaaaaatccacttcaaTACGCAGCTGTCATAACTACAAATAACACTTAGAAGCTGCTGTTCCCAAATTCTTTTCAGTAGCACTCCCCAGCCTCCTGAACCCAAACAGCAATATCCACTGAGGTTCTGTTGGGCTCACAACAGCTCCAATAACATTCCTGTTTATGCCTGTTTGAGAATCACCTAATTTGCCTAATCTTACAAAAATTTCACATTTGTCACTGCTGAATACGATACTAACTATCAAATAAAAGGATCTTgcctggtattttaaaaatccctCCCATCTATTTGTGTCTAAACTTAGTCCAATCTGTGCTCTAAAGTCAATACTTCAGCTCTCTTATTACTATTGGTCCATTTCACAAGATGACTTCTGCTAGAAAAAAGATTTCCTGTATTAGGACCATCTCTTCATGGCCAAGACGAAAGATTCTATCCCTTTGCCGATTTCATTTAGAAATCAGAACGGTTCAAAACTTTCTTGATAATATATAAGCCTGTAGAGAATCCAGAGAATTCAGTCATTAAATAATCACCTaataaaaaacaagaaacagaacagaCCCCAAGACAAGGTCGCCAGGATTCAGAATGTGCCCCAAGTGAGTACAGCAGAAATACTGATGATCTGTATTCAACTCCGAGGTTTTCTGTACCCAGGCTTCAGCCAGCGTGTGCttgaggaatgaaaaataaaacactcttgTTATCAAATGCAGCTTGACTTGCTGTGCTATTAGAACATTTGCACTGCTATATTACTGTTTTAAATGACATGTGTAATTAACCTTGTATTTCTACATCAAGCACCCAATGTATTTCCTCCTCATTTCTCATCTTCACAAAAGTAAGGAAATGGACATGCCAACCACTTTTCACAAGAATTCCACCAAGGCTGTTGCTACAGCTAGATAcgtgttttggtggggtttttttacttcataaCTTTCAACGACATATAGCTTTtaactgagaagaaaatgtttggtaCGGATTCAttaattctgattaaaaagaaatgtttctatacTTCAACAAAACCAATTTAATAATTGAAGACCTGCAAAGCTAATACGAAATAATTTCAATAACGACAGTAACAAGTAGAGTTTAAACTCTTCagctgaaaagcatttctgaaagtgGAATTCACGTAACACCTCTGCAATTTCCAAACCAAAACACTGTCCACATCTTCCTGAGAAGAGCTTTTGCCAGTGGCAAGACATAGAAAAGCACAGATCTGACTTTGCAAGGTAGAATGATTCAAAACAGAAGTTCAGCTGAgtaggggagagaggggagaggaaagcctAAACCATGGAATCAAATAAAGAGGAACTCTTACCTTGTTTGATCTTGCCCCTGCACctgcaccttttttcttttcgTGAACCCTATTGATATCCATAATGATAAATTCCTCTAGTTGTTTTGGGTGGAACAAGCTATTGAAAGGGTGGCGCCAGTAGGTATTTCCATCAATttcagcaactggaaaaaaacacaccagCATGGGCAATCACAAGGGAGAGAATTTCTTGTgaagaaatcaaaaggaagaggaagcatTAGCCAGAATTAAGGCAACTGCCAAATGCATTTTGTTCAGTTCCATATTGTAACACAAGTATTTAGGACATGACCCATATTGCAAACTCGTGCTACAAGAGCAGTTGAGCTGTGAGAGCCAAATCACCTATCCCATGTCTAAAGCACAGACCTTTTTATTCACAAGACTCATTCTCCTGGATGTATCCTTATTAGAGGTATTTTGCTGGTAGAGCTTGCCAGCAAATACCAATCAAAGCACAGTGCTTCTGGTACCAAAGTGGCTAGAATTATAACCCAGAGAAAAATTAGATGCCTAATTTTAGAGGAATATACCTGACAAATGTATGTGCTTAGCGGATGACCTAGAACATCTAAGAACTTAACACCACTGAGCCTGCACATTTTGCCTAGGATACTACGGAAAAAAACTATGTCTTAGTTCACTATTAAATTTCTATGTCAGTGATTGTACAGATACATTTACGGTCTAAAAATAGaattcatgaaaacaaaaaaaaaaaaaaaaaatcaaaataattgtgCCAGCAGAAAAATCAGATGCTGCCATAGTGCAGAAAAGAACCATTAACTTACTCTGCAGAGTGCTAGGATCGATGAGGTGGATGGTACTTGTTACTCTAATGCACACACAGATCTGGCTCATGTTACCAAGACTCTGTGCCAGTTTTGGTGACAGACATACAACATTGTCCtgcacacaaacagaaaacaatttacactcatatttccttaatttttaatcaAGTCTTTAGAGAAatctgaaatagatttttaaactttgtattttcagttctcCACCCAGTATCACCCAATAACTTCCTCAAGAGAGCTGCTATCTGCACTTTCTGTGCTTCATGGGAGTAGacccctccatccccccaaaTACACAATAAATCAGGTGTCCATCACCAAACCCAAACTCTACCCACTTCATACAATACCCTAAAAATGAAGTAGAAAGAAGCTACCTTGCATATGGGAACAATTTCCACAGAGAAAGTGCTTTTGTAATTGTAGACATTACTATGAATATCATGTGAGATCAAACGTTGGGATGATTTTGATCTATAAAACATAGAAATAGAGCCTTCAGGCAGCAAGAAGGGCATTACTTGAAACAGGAGATAATCAGCACGAAGTACAGCAATGAAAGTATATAGCTATGTactacaaatacaaaaattaaggaaatagaaaaatgcatGAAGGTTAGTTTTACAATGGATAAGTGGAAAACATGGGACTTCTGTAGAAGGGATTTTGTCTGTTTTAACTCGAATACAGGTTCCTTACACTTTCActtacaaaaatcttttaaaatgaaggaaaaaagacatttcccAAAAGCTTTTGAGCATTCAAGGCAATAAACGTAAATGATATACCTAGACGGAACTGTACACTGAAGAAAGTCTACCATCTTCTGGGCCTGTTGCtttgaagaataataaaaatccaggccatcttaaagaaaagaaagtttgatGAACATATCTATTTCAAGtactatgtttttttttttttttcaaatacaatacATAGGCTAAGTAATCTGCTGCTAATCTGTACATAGCTACTAACGCAAGCACTCTTCCAATATAGAACGGGTTAGTCTATTCTACATCAAGACCAACAGGCCACCTCACTTACCATGGATTTCTTTGATGCGAAGTGTATTTTGATGAAGCCTGTGCTTTAAAATCAGCTGCTCCAAATAGTAGAAAGTCTTCTTGTGCAGAGtctaaaaccaaacaaagataaaattatcAAGGTTATTTAAGAACTGACTAATGCAGTATCTCTGAAGAATAAACATTTATATGAAGAGATCTAGAGAAGGAACAGTCCAAAGTCTATTCCAAGtaagcaaaaagatttcagaGATGTGCTCTATTTATATCAAATTATTTAAagcttctgtttctcctttttgtgtAACTGGTTGCTAAAGAtaccattttctttaaagaatatttaaatatttataaacaatcTGTACGACTGTTTCTAACACTGCCTTAAAATACAGAAGGATATTTAGTAATTCACACAGGATCCTCCTGCCAGCCATCATTTAAAAAGAATATGCTAATAATACTGGACAGCAGAGAGAAAGTTTTTCTAAACTAAgatcagtaagaaaaaaacccaatgtgaACACAAAACGTATTACTGTGGCAGTATGCAAGTGTGAATACATCTGAGAAAATCAAAAATTCATCCAAAGATTGTCCGCCTGATTGTTCTGCcatgaacaaatgaaaattcaCTTTGCCTCTACCTTTTGTCTGACTTGCACTACAGCTTTCCAGAAATCCTTAGCTTCAATCCTATGACAGTCTTCACACATTTGAGGCTGAACTATATATTCCACCACAAATACTTGCTGAAGAACCGCTCCATTTATCACCTgcaaaacaaaagtttaaaaggtTTCCTCCTTAGTCCTGTCAAGACAGAAAGCTAGTTTACACCAGCATTCCGAAATAACTTCCATACTATACTATATGACTGACAGCTATATTTGGGTCACAAATGTTAGCAGTACTTTCTCTACTTTACTGGAACAGCAGACAGCCTTCTTCAAACTGTGATGAACAGCACTTTAATGACAAAATTGAGGCTGGATGAAATCAGTATTCTCTCAAGATAAGTCAATAAACACATGCTGGATTTTACCAGAGAGAATGACTTGcctaaaatgtaataataataaaaaaataaagaaaatcataCTGTTTGCCATAAAAAACTTATAAAAGTCACATGCAGAATACTATACTCCAGTTACCTCTTTCTGAACAGTCAGTTTCAGCTTCAGCCTCTTAGAATGTGGTTCGGTCCAAATAAAGCCTGCATCAATCAGCCGGACCTGCCAGTGGGAAAGAACAAGAACCCAGCTACTGCCACCAGTTGTACACGTGTTAAAAACATGCAGCTCTGACTACCAGAAAAAACAAGTTTATGGTATAGTCCATTGTTCCTCAACCACGTGAGGAAGTGAATAAccttaattaaaaacatacatatcAGTATACCAAACCCAATCAATAATACTTAGTTAGAAGCCAGAGTTTGATCTACCTAAAACAATGGAGATGCAACCTCGCAGACTGTCATGCCATAGTAACTGAATACACTACTCGACAGTATCTCTGGGTGCATGTAATGATCAAGTAGGAAAGTATAATGGTTTCTTCAGGACTTAAAAGCCAATTTAATCTCTAAAGCCAAGAACATGCAAATTTACTGcagcaaaagatattttatatatttaagtaCTAACTCAATAGCAAGAAGCTCGATAAGGAAATCTAATTCAAACCTTGATGACTGCAGCAacaaaacagggtttttttgcctaaaaCACTAACTCAGTTTTTCTCCTCTGATAAGATTCTGAACCTAAGAAATAGATACTTTATTCAACGTGTGACTTTCAAGTTAGTCTAGATACAGACCTCTGCAACCCTTCTCTGTATCGTAGTAACCGGTAAGAACAAGTATCgtataaacaattttaaaaataagtagaaagaaaactgtaaaattaaggtgcattaaaaatatattaacttcCTTCAGTTTATTATACTCAACTCCCATTTAAACAATAACAATTGTGCAGTACACTGCATGCTTTGAAGTCACAGAATTGCACTGCAATAGCCTCCTCAGTATGCCTGGAAATTCTTTGTTAGAGCCTGTCCTTACTGAATCCTCCAAAATTATAGTATGGAGTTATATGAGACCAGATTGTCATTCTCTATGCTCAGGATAAATCAGCTGGTTAGCTCTACACAAATACAAATGGCTGCTCCAAAAGGATCGAACCCTGTCTAAGTTAGCTGGACTTCACTTTATGCAATACCAATAGACACACTATGAAATACCAACAGAATTAGCTACTCACCTTGCTCAGcgaagctttgatttttttcagacacaaagCGAGAAGCTCTCTTGATTCTAAGGCACACTGAATCCAGGTTCCTGGAGGCTGAAGATACCTATGATACAGGAAGCATTTCAGAGCACATGAAGCTGCTTCAGGAAATTAAATCACTCAAAAGTTGAGCAGTTATTTACCAAGCTTTCAGTTTTATTATCAACTATGCAGCTACAACTTTTTGCCTCCCTAAGCATTAGGATTCACGCATTCCAAGTGCATCCACACCACCATGCTTACCAAtttgcccatttttttctttcagggacCACGAACTCACCCATTTCAATCTTTGAGGCCCTACATACCAACACTTTTCTACTTCCACAGCAAGAGAAATACAGGAACGTGCTGGAAAATCCTAAGCACGCATTAGGGGGACGAAAACACGCATTGCCAGCGTACGCTGCCCCGCTTTCCAGCTGCAGCGACCACACCGAGAGGGCCCGTCCTCCCTTCAGGAGTGGGCCCGTTTCCCCCTCAGGAGCGGGCCCGTTTCCCCCTCAGGAGCGGGCCCGTCCCCCCCTCAGGAGCGGGCCCGTCCCCCCCTCAGGAGCGGGCCCGTCCCCCCCTCAGGAGCGGGCTTCGCCCGGAGGAGAGGGAGCGGGGCCCGGCTGCCCACCTTTCGCACTGCTTGCAGAAGTGGAGGGTGCCCTGCTTGGGGATGCCCTCGGTGATGTCCACCTGAGCCCGCAGGCACCCCACGCACATGTTGGCCGGGTTGGGCGGGATAGGCACGCCGCactggcagcagaggctggaaTACAGGGAGGAAAAGTCAGTCACAAACAACTGTGCCCTCAGAGGTGACAGCTACGGGAGCCCTCGGTGGGAACCGAAGATACATGTAcgttttatttattaattcatgtTAAAGAAAACTTGTGGCCCAGAAAACCCGTCACCCCCCCCACCCGCTCCGGTTTATGGCCGCCCGGGTACCTCCCCCCCGCGGCAACGGGGCGCCCCTCGCCCTGAGGCCGAGGCCAGGCCGGCAGAGCCCCGCCACCCCGGAGCCCGTCCGCCGCCACCGCTTACATGTTGCCCTGGGTAGGGGCCGCCGGCCCCGTCATGTACTCCATGGCTGCGGCGACCCACGCGGCCCCGGTTTCCGGGCgtgagaggaaggggaggaggaggagggcggtggCCGCGGTCCCGCGAGAGGCCGggcgggaagaagggaggaggcCGCCGGCGGGAGCCTCAAGATGGCGGCTCCTGTTTCCTACAGGCGTGCGAGTGCCTCTTGCGAACAGCATTGCAATTAATGattctttgaaacatttttctttgacaaTCATGGCATTTGATCGGTCTATCTTCCTCCCCCGCGAAGCGAGCCCCTGCTGTTGTTGCAGCAAACGGCGGCAGTAGGGTACAACGTCGGCGGCTTCTTGGCTTCCTCCCTTGGCCGATAGCTTTAtgtcctaatttatttttttcacggCAATGTGCTGTATTCATTTATTAGTATGGGGACCGATCTGACAGGTACTGCACATCCGCAAATCCGCTGAAAATGGTGTGAAGTGGTGCTGTCAGCAATACAGGAGGAGGTGGCCCTTTTCAACAGTAATTCTTAAAGGTTGCTGCTAATTTATCTTCGAGAGATACTGCTTTGAAGcaattttattcttgttttcacCTATTTGTCAACTGTGCCTGAACATCTCCAAATTTTTTAGTggattttaaaaggaatttccaACTTTGGTGGAAAGAGTGAGAATAGGGATGTTTGCCATTAAATTTATATTACTTTCAGTACTGATTTTGAAAAGACTTATCGTCTAGTTTCAGAATTAACTAGCTACCTTTCGCATCTGCCGGCAACTTCTCATCACTTTGTAGAAACAGGTAAAACCAAAGTGCCTGAACTTCCCCCTTTTTTTAGTCTTCCTGTATCTGAGCAATGagatcacatttttttctgagaacataGATTATAGATTATATACAGTAGATTATGCAGTGGTGCAGATGCTTGTAAATGAAGAAACAACTATTCCGGCTGAGGATTCAGTTTTGATGTGAAATCGTTACCAAGCATGAATGAGTAAGGGTTCTCTTGTCACTGATTTAGAAAGGATTAAACTCCGATAATTATTAGATGCCTTTAATTTACTGTTAGGACCTAATGTGAAACTACTCCCAGAACCAACTGGGAGTTGTGAGTTTCTCAAGGGAGGATGCAGTTTTAGTAGTAGAATAACAGGACATTATCCTAATTGATGTCAGTAATCTACTGACTGCTTTTTCATGATGGCCAGTCCTTAGCAAAGCCTTGTTGGATTTTGagaaaatttatttaaagttacattttacagaaatattttaaaatttttaagagTTCACCTTCCAGACTGGCGCTTGTCTCCCAGTACAAAAAAGACTTGACAAACTGGAGTAAGTTCAGCAGCAGCCACCAAGACGGTTGGTGCTGGAGCCCTTTCTCTTGGGGGGAGCGGAGGGACCAGGGCtggctcagcctgcagaagagatggCTTTGAGGGAACCTAAGAGCAGCCACCCAGACTGATGAGGAGGAcatggaggagaaggaagcaggctcttcccagtggtgcaTGGTGGGTGAATGACAGGCAACAGGCATAAGTTGAAACAAGAAAGATTCAGAGTGgtttaaggaaaaactttttcaccatgaggacagtcaggaaCTGGAGCAGGTTGTCTACGGAGTTATGCAGACTCTGTCCTTGGAGAGCGTCAAGCCTAAGCTGG contains:
- the NMD3 gene encoding 60S ribosomal export protein NMD3; translation: MEYMTGPAAPTQGNILCCQCGVPIPPNPANMCVGCLRAQVDITEGIPKQGTLHFCKQCERYLQPPGTWIQCALESRELLALCLKKIKASLSKVRLIDAGFIWTEPHSKRLKLKLTVQKEVINGAVLQQVFVVEYIVQPQMCEDCHRIEAKDFWKAVVQVRQKTLHKKTFYYLEQLILKHRLHQNTLRIKEIHDGLDFYYSSKQQAQKMVDFLQCTVPSRSKSSQRLISHDIHSNVYNYKSTFSVEIVPICKDNVVCLSPKLAQSLGNMSQICVCIRVTSTIHLIDPSTLQIAEIDGNTYWRHPFNSLFHPKQLEEFIIMDINRVHEKKKGAGAGARSNKHTLAEAWVQKTSELNTDHQYFCCTHLGHILNPGDLVLGFDLANCNLNDEFANKMNPHNIPDVVLIKKSYDRTKRQRRRNWKLKELERDREGTDTDDERQYQDFLEDLEEDEAIRKNVNIYRNADVPVESDTDDDGPPRISLAEMLEDLHISQDATGGEGANMMTE